A stretch of the Nothobranchius furzeri strain GRZ-AD chromosome 5, NfurGRZ-RIMD1, whole genome shotgun sequence genome encodes the following:
- the oscp1b gene encoding protein OSCP1 yields MSTRTLPLLFINLGGEMLYILDQRLRAQNIPADKAKKVMNDIITTMFNKKFLEELFKPQELYSKKALRTVFDRLAHASIMRLNQASMDKLYDLMTMAFKYQVLLCSRPKDIVLVSFNHMDAIKDFVKDTPSILSQVDETYQQLIEMYTPLCNGEFQLIRQTLLIFFQDMHIRVSIFLKDKVQNSNGRFVLLTSGPVPHGTQVPGLIRTFSCTGEELNRLQFINGGDYTLALREGSFDIFGDRVTKLGTNMYSISRPVETHISGTSKNSAQHTKVNAAPNPLAKEELNLLARLMGGLDVEKPGNTESGFRVNLFATDEEEEEAFLSRPDELSYGVINIQATKDRQTNAELAKIMGEFTESGPQSPSSGSKGDDLLAMMDGL; encoded by the exons ATGTCTACAAGGACTCTGCCGCTGCTTTTTATTAATCTTGGCGGCGAAATGCTTTACATCCTGGACCAACGGCTTCGTGCTCAGAATATACCCGCCGACAAAGCTAAAAAAG TCATGAatgacatcatcaccaccatgttCAACAAAAAGTTCCTGGAGGAGCTTTTCAAGCCACAGGAGCTTTACTCCAAGAAGGCTCTGCGGACTGTGTTTGATAGGCTGGCCCACGCGTCCATAATGAGACTCAATCAGGCCAGTATGGACAAG CTCTATGACTTGATGACCATGGCGTTTAAATACCAAGTGCTTTTGTGTTCCCGCCCAAAGGACATCGTTCTTGTCTCCTTTAACCACATGGATGCAATCAAAGACTTTGTGAAAGACACACCCAGCATTCTCAGCCAAGTTGATGAAACTTACCAACAACTCATAGAG aTGTATACGCCCTTATGTAACGGTGAATTCCAACTGATTAGACAAACTCTTCTTATCTTCTTTCAAGACATGCATATAAGG GTGTCTATTTTCCTAAAAGATAAAGTTCAGAACTCAAACGGCCGTTTTGTGCTCCTCACCAGTGGTCCCGTGCCTCATGGAACACAAGTTCCAGGTTTGATAAG GACTTTTAGCTGTACTGGTGAAGAGCTGAACAGGCTGCAGTTCATAAACGGAGGGGACTACACTTTGGCGCTCCGAGAAGGATCCTTTGACATTTTTGGAGACAGGGTTACAAAACTAGGCACCAACAT GTACAGTATAAGCCGCCCCGTTGAAACACACATCTCTGGCACATCTAAAAACTCTGCTCAGCACACAAAG GTCAATGCTGCCCCAAACCCTCTGGCCAAAGAGGAACTGAATCTGTTGGCCAGGTTGATGGGAGGCCTAGACGTGGAGAAACCAGGAAACACAGAAAGTGGCTTTAGGGTCAATCTCTTTGCCACGGATGAAGAAGAAGA AGAAGCATTTTTGTCGAGACCGGATGAGCTTTCATATGGAGTCATAAACATCCAAGCAACAAAG GACCGGCAGACCAATGCAGAACTGGCCAAGATCATGGGAGAATTCACCGAGTCTGGACCTCAATCTCCCAGCTCTGGCAGCAAAGGAGACGACCTTTTGGCCATGATGGACGGTCTGTGA
- the LOC107379362 gene encoding cornifelin produces the protein MSNPVITHQPGAGGYGTNVQTGDWSTGLCSCCSDSLVCAIGLFCPMAMSCYTANKYGENCCLAWLPGGMTAIRTHMRLTYGIQGTICNDTLMTFFCGPCEMCRMAREIRIRNGDISL, from the exons ATGTCAAACCCAGTGATCACCCATCAGCCTGGAGCAGGCGGATATGGGACCAACGTCCAAACAGGAGACTGGAGCACAGGCTTGTGTTCCTGCTGCAGTGACAGTTTGGTCT GTGCCATTGGTCTTTTCTGTCCGATGGCTATGAGCTGCTACACAGCTAATAAGTATGGAGAAAACTGTTGCTTGGCATGGTTGCCAGGAGGGATGACCGCCATAAGGACTCATATGAGACTGACGTATGGCATTCAG GGGACAATATGCAATGACACCCTGATGACTTTTTTCTGCGGACCATGTGAAATGTGCAGGATGGCACGTGAAATTCGcatcaggaatggagacatttcaCTGTAA
- the mrps15 gene encoding small ribosomal subunit protein uS15m, giving the protein MLSSFGLRAVVRSSFGVLCESSALCSAVCVQPWRRSSTLSGPTGNGVAGSFDVPVRNYARVATKKKTGSVSQLDDLPPSLLKKDYAAVPLAQSTDDLVKRLLSLELASHKEKLQLKKEQLIAKVQQDETDRDSVEVRVADLTARIRNYQEHLEKHRKDKANKRRMLMNIDRRKKLLKRLRLTNYNSFEKVCEQLGITYTFPPEYYRRATKRWLAKKEFCIKVFKAVQKQKAEQRLKQSSRNTDERKSN; this is encoded by the exons ATGTTGTCCAGCTTTGGTCTGCGGGCGGTAGTGAGGTCTTCTTTCGGTGTTCTGTGTGAGAGTTCCGCTCTGTGCTCCGCGGTGTGCGTCCAGCCCTGGAGGCGCAGCTCCACTTTATCTGGACCGACAGGCAACGGAG TTGCAGGAAGCTTCGATGTGCCGGTTAGAAATTACGCTCGTGTCGCAACGAAAAAGAAGACtg GCTCTGTCAGCCAACTCGATGATCTTCCTCCATCATTGCTGAAGAAggattatgctgcagtccctcttgcgcaatc GACGGACGACCTTGTCAAACGTCTTCTTTCTCTGGAACTGGCAAGTCAT AAAGAGAAACTACAACTGAAGAAAGAACAGCTGATTGCAAAGGTCCAGCAGGATGAGACTGACCGTGACTCGGTGGAGGTCAGAG TGGCCGATCTGACGGCAAGAATTCGAAACTATCAGGAGCATTTGGAAAAACACCGCAAG GACAAAGCCAATAAGAGGCGGATGCTGATGAACATTGACCGGAGGAAAAAGCTTCTGAAAAGGCTGCGGCTGACTAACTATAACAGCTTTGAGAAGGTGTGTGAACAGCTTGGCATCACCTACACCTTCCCCCCAGAGTACTACAGACGGGCGACCAAACGCTGGCTGGCCAAGAAGGAATTCTGCATCAAG GTTTTCAAGGCTGTGCAGAAGCAGAAAGCGGAGCAACGGCTGAAGCAGAGTTCACGCAACACGGACGAAAGAAAATCCAACTAA